In Brachypodium distachyon strain Bd21 chromosome 2, Brachypodium_distachyon_v3.0, whole genome shotgun sequence, one genomic interval encodes:
- the LOC100832537 gene encoding protein BREAST CANCER SUSCEPTIBILITY 2 homolog B isoform X5, with protein sequence MQRRWQVFAQPDGSLAWIPVAPPAPPPLPGRAAGSALPTVPAAAVAPAPAASGDDGALVEETLGAGGAEGARAASMKDILVQEQPIGDGADLEGELGGMDVSFRGEGHNSSMSPVFQTGSGKAVSLSKDSVQKARVILEDVGGVDSMEQFPLFQTGSGRAVSVSVASFQKAKSVLGENNTSGGNTESFGRPDQPMMFQTGSGRPVMISEGPTESCRAAVLEEDAEKSGHCGTNCQFPMFQTGLGRPVAVSRSSVQKARAVLEEQNIKETGHGDTSDCPTILQTETPRSVLMSSSLITNDRSVTPKGDSTMQEKNHVDDDHLPLFQTGLGRSVAISKSSIKRASAVLEPRNIAKELEDEAHLHGGHDGALVFKTGLGRTILASENSIKKVQVILEAQEEAKSVNNDNGEAYAEDATFQAGAQKFVPQNGSSSHNASILFEQGSFAEKGYEDYGSQLPMFQTGSGKSVLISESSVQKARAVLEEECNMNRDNHKLLNSKDKKFHVFTSPLKTTCARTVNISSVGVSRAAALLGLEENTLSTQFFGHVGEKLGTKITVERENPEQRLGTASVHGISGGCSMSSFPTENQVLKEPHMSFLLSNSTLSDSGECPIRFSTAGGRSMAISSDALQRAKSLLGESELAVSKDDLVGHSSVSVSKDEIPSSTLAWKEGDLDLPKISRAEGKTELSTFSHEAIPEKKHTGSFGYAVPDTLATKGNGNRFHVGSHSISNIPKIPKPSSRCLSESDNASDTKDMARRLHMPSGALVDITNFMGEHSGNINHVNNEKRRSVGRNSASPFKRPRSSRFIAPINTNKQSSTGVHKLPPTLITPCRTKLSACYPFQHKRKTWKEYFGGRPCFNLSKEHLTDEVKLMDAKRAEKYTFDSLGTGAEEFQKMLLACGASSTYATKEWVSNHYKWIVWKLASLERCYPTKAAGKFLTVANVFEELKYRYDREVNNGHRSAIKKILEGNALPSLMMVLCISAIHSRPGISKCKLEAGRADTNEDISGNKSLTAAHRNKSAQIELTDGWYALEASLDVALSEQLDKRKLSIGQKLRIWGASLCGWTGPVSFHEASGTVKLMVHVNGSYRARWDDTLGFCKHVGPPLAFKCIKASGGRVPRTLVGVSRIYPVLYKEKLPDGRSVVRSERMERKAVQMYHQRVSKITEDILCEQEENCGSTDDSEEGAKICKMLERAAEPEVMMAGMTSEQMMSFSSYQEKQKVVRQNKVAKKVEKALEVAGLGPRDITPFLKLRVTSLVHKTTATKTTKEGLITIWNPTEKQKADLVEGQIYFVTGLVPCTYCTDILYLHARGPSTMWKQLASVQAKDFEPFFTPRKVVELSSFGDVPLASEFDIAGVVLHVGDVYLCSSQKRQWLFLTDGSKFISGQQSTEQNDCLLAVSFSCPIAGDDYAFFSYALSGNTVGFSNLVKRQKDQMRRLWVAEATESTTYTISHEISKRSHLKEAATCAEKWASSSYPKIQELKERVLCIIGDSGG encoded by the exons ATGCAGAGGAGGTGGCAGGTCTTTGCCCAGCCCGACGGCAGCCTCGCCTGGATCCCcgtcgcgccgcccgctcctccgccgctgccggggcgcgCCGCGGGTTCGGCCCTGCCGACGGTGCCCGCCGCGGCCGtagcccccgcccccgccgcctctgGGGACGACGGCGCGCTGGTAGAAG AAACCCtaggcgcgggcggcgccgaggGAGCCCGTGCCGCGTCCATGAAGGACATCCTCGTCCAAG AGCAACCGATTGGTGATGGCGCTGATTTAGAGGGCGAATTGGGAGGCATGGATGTATCATTTAGAG GTGAAGGGCATAACAGTAGCATGTCCCCAGTGTTCCAAACTGGATCAGGAAAAGCAGTCTCGCTGAGCAAGGACTCAGTCCAGAAGGCAAGAGTTATTTTAGAAG ATGTGGGAGGTGTGGACAGCATGGAACAGTTTCCATTATTCCAAACTGGTTCAGGTCGAGCTGTATCAGTCAGTGTGGCATCTTTTCAGAAAGCCAAGTCTGTCTTGGGGGAAAATAATACGAGCGGAG GAAATACAGAGAGTTTTGGTAGGCCTGACCAGCCTATGATGTTCCAAACTGGTTCAGGAAGGCCAGTCATGATCAGCGAAGGACCCACTGAGAGCTGTAGGGCTGCGGTGTTGGAGGAAGACGCTGAAAAGAGTG GACATTGCGGTACCAACTGCCAGTTCCCAATGTTCCAAACAGGTTTAGGGAGGCCTGTTGCTGTGAGCCGGAGCTCAGTTCAGAAGGCAAGGGCAGTATTGGAGGAACAGAATATTAAAGAAACTG GACATGGAGATACCAGTGATTGTCCCACAATTCTTCAAACTGAAACACCGAGGTCCGTTTTGATGAGTAGCAGCTTAATCACGAATGATAGATCTGTCACACCAAAGGGAGATAGTACAATGCAAG AGAAAAATCATGTGGATGATGACCACTTACCGTTGTTTCAAACTGGGTTAGGGAGGTCAGTTGCAATAAGTAAGAGCTCAATTAAGAGGGCTAGTGCAGTTCTGGAGCCAAGGAACATTGCAAAGGAATTGGAAG ATGAAGCTCATTTACATGGTGGCCATGATGGCGCTCTAGTGTTTAAAACTGGACTTGGAAGAACCATCTTAGCAAGTGAGAACTCTATAAAGAAAGTACAGGTTATTTTAGAGgctcaagaagaagctaaAAGTG TAAATAATGACAATGGAGAAGCCTATGCTGAAGATGCAACGTTCCAAGCTGGAGCGCAAAAGTTTGTACCCCAAAATGGAAGTTCAAGTCATAATGCCAGTATCCTCTTTGAGCAAGGAAGCTTTGCGGAGAAAG gatATGAAGACTATGGAAGTCAACTGCCGATGTTCCAAACCGGATCTGGAAAGTCGGTCTTGATTAGTGAAAGCTCAGTGCAGAAGGCAAGGGCTGTTCTGGAGGAAGAATGCAATATGAACAGAG ATAATCATAAGCTCCTTAACAGCAAGGACAAAAAGTTTCATGTCTTTACTTCGCCTCTGAAGACAACCTGTGCAAGAACAGTAAATATATCTTCAGTTGGAGTTTCTCGAGCTGCTGCTTTGTTGGGGTTGGAGGAGAATACCCTTTCAACACAATTTTTCGGACACGTGGGAGAAAAGCTAGGTACAAAGATAACTGTTGAGCGGGAAAATCCAGAACAGAGGCTTGGTACTGCATCTGTTCATGGAATTTCTGGTGGTTGCTCCATGAGTTCTTTCCCAACAGAAAACCAAGTACTTAAGGAACCACATATGTCATTTCTACTTTCTAATAGCACTCTCTCCGATTCTGGTGAGTGTCCTATCAGATTCAGTACTGCAGGTGGCAGATCAATGGCTATTTCTAGTGATGCACTTCAACGCGCGAAAAGCCTTTTGGGTGAATCAGAACTTGCGGTTTCGAAAGATGATTTAGTTGGGCACTCTTCGGTATCTGTTTCTAAAGATGAGATACCAAGTTCAACTCTTGCCTGGAAAGAAGGTGATCTTGATTTACCAAAAATAAGTAGGGCTGAGGGCAAAACTGAATTATCAACATTTTCTCACGAAGCAATTCCTGAGAAGAAGCACACTGGTTCCTTTGGATATGCTGTACCCGATACCctggcgaccaagggaaatGGTAACAGGTTTCATGTGGGGAGTCATTCAATCAGTAATATCCCAAAGATCCCGAAGCCTTCTTCCAGATGTTTATCTGAATCAGACAATGCAAGTGACACTAAGGACATGGCTCGACGACTCCATATGCCATCGGGAGCATTGGTTGACATCACTAACTTCATGGGTGAACATTCTGGAAATATCAACCATGTTAATaatgagaagagaagaagtgTGGGAAGAAATTCTGCATCCCCATTTAAACGGCCCCGCTCATCCAG GTTCATCGCGCCTATAAACACCAACAAACAGTCCTCTACTG GAGTACACAAACTGCCACCAACTCTGATCACTCCCTGTCGAACAAAGCTTTCTGCATGTTATCCTTTTCAACATAAAAGGAAAACTTGGAAAGAGTATTTCGGTGGCCGTCCTTGCTTCAATCTTTCG AAGGAACATCTAACAGATGAAGTAAAGCTCATGGATGCAAAAAGAGCTGAGAAGTATACGTTCGATAGCTTGGGTACTGGTGCAGAAGAATTTCAGAAGATGCTGCTTGCCTGTGGTGCTTCGTCGACATATGCAACTAAAGA ATGGGTGAGCAATCACTATAAATGGATCGTGTGGAAACTTGCTTCACTTGAGAGATGCTATCCAACTAAAGCTGCTGGTAAATTCTTGACAGTTGCTAATGTTTTTGAAGAGCTGAAGTATAG GTATGACAGAGAAGTGAACAATGGCCATCGGTCAGCAATAAAGAAGATTTTAGAAGGAAATGCTTTGCCATCTTTGATGATGGTGCTGTGCATTTCAGCTATTCACTCTCGTCCTGGCATAAGCAAATGTAAGTTGGAGGCTGGTAGAGCAGATACAAACGAGGACATCAGTGGCAATAAAAGCCTGACAGCTGCTCATAGAAACAAGTCTGCACAAATTGAATTAACTGATGGATG GTATGCCCTAGAAGCTTCATTAGATGTGgcactttccgaacaactagATAAAAGAAAGCTTTCTATCGGACAAAAGCTTCGG ATATGGGGAGCTTCTTTGTGTGGTTGGACTGGGCCTGTATCATTTCATGAG GCATCTGGTACCGTCAAATTGATGGTCCATGTAAATGGCAGTTATCGTGCAAGATGGGACGATACTTTGGGGTTCT GCAAGCATGTTGGACCCCCGCTGGCATTCAAGTGCATAAAAGCTTCCGGTGGCCGAGTCCCTAGGACACTGGTTGGAGTTTCAAGGATATATCCTGTTCTGTACAAGGAGAAGTTGCCCGATGGTCGATCTGTTGTGAGATCTGAAAGGATGGAAAGAAAGGCGGTACAAATGTACCACCAAAG AGTATCTAAGATCACGGAAGATATTCTGTGTgaacaagaagaaaactgTGGCAGTACTGATGATAGTGAGGAAGGGGCGAAAATTTGCAAAATGCTAGAGCGGGCGGCTGAGCCTGAAGTTATGATGGCAGGCATGACTTCAGAGCAGATGATGTCTTTCTCCTCTTATCAAGAAAAGCAAAAG GTAGTTAGGCAAAACAAAGTGGCCAAGAAGGTTGAAAAGGCACTGGAAGTTGCTGGCCTTGGTCCAAGAGATATTACACCATTTTTGAAATTGAGAGTGACGAGCCTTGTTCATAAAACCACTGCTACAAAAACCACCAAGGAAGGGCTAATAACAATTTGGAACCCTACCGAGAAGCAA AAAGCCGACCTGGTGGAGGGACAAATTTATTTTGTCACAGGACTGGTGCCTTGTACCTATTGTACTGACATTCTTTACTTGCATGCTAGAGGACCATCTACGATGTGGAAGCAGTTAGCATCAGTACAGGCTAAAGATTTTGA ACCATTTTTCACTCCACGTAAGGTGGTTGAACTGTCATCATTTGGTGATGTACCACTTGCAAG TGAATTTGACATTGCAGGTGTTGTTTTGCATGTCGGCGACGTTTATTTATGTAGCAGCCAGAAAAGGCAGTGGCTCTTTTTGACAGATGGATCTAAATTTATCTCAGGCCAGCAGTCCACAGAGCAAAACGATTGTCTTCTAGCAGTTAGCTTTTCTTGCCCAATTGCTGGTGACGACTATGCATTTTTCAGTTATGCCCTTTCTGGAAATACA GTTGGTTTCAGTAATCTCGTCAAGCGACAGAAAGACCAGATGAGGCGCTTATGGGTAGCCGAGGCAACAGAGAGCACCACCTATACCATTTCCCATGAGATCTCCAAAAGATCGCATCTTAAGGAAGCTGCGACATGTGCTGAGAAATGGGCTTCAAGTTCTTATCCT AAAATTCAGGAGCTAAAGGAAAGGGTTTTGTGCATAATTGGTGACAGTGGTGGCTGA
- the LOC100832537 gene encoding protein BREAST CANCER SUSCEPTIBILITY 2 homolog B isoform X1: protein MQRRWQVFAQPDGSLAWIPVAPPAPPPLPGRAAGSALPTVPAAAVAPAPAASGDDGALVEETLGAGGAEGARAASMKDILVQARNKMVEGDGMSEAIVDGGKDELFCTGSGRSVSVSERTIRRARALVGDEAGETSNKRIKQPIGDGADLEGELGGMDVSFRGEGHNSSMSPVFQTGSGKAVSLSKDSVQKARVILEDVGGVDSMEQFPLFQTGSGRAVSVSVASFQKAKSVLGENNTSGGNTESFGRPDQPMMFQTGSGRPVMISEGPTESCRAAVLEEDAEKSGHCGTNCQFPMFQTGLGRPVAVSRSSVQKARAVLEEQNIKETGHGDTSDCPTILQTETPRSVLMSSSLITNDRSVTPKGDSTMQEKNHVDDDHLPLFQTGLGRSVAISKSSIKRASAVLEPRNIAKELEDEAHLHGGHDGALVFKTGLGRTILASENSIKKVQVILEAQEEAKSVNNDNGEAYAEDATFQAGAQKFVPQNGSSSHNASILFEQGSFAEKGYEDYGSQLPMFQTGSGKSVLISESSVQKARAVLEEECNMNRDNHKLLNSKDKKFHVFTSPLKTTCARTVNISSVGVSRAAALLGLEENTLSTQFFGHVGEKLGTKITVERENPEQRLGTASVHGISGGCSMSSFPTENQVLKEPHMSFLLSNSTLSDSGECPIRFSTAGGRSMAISSDALQRAKSLLGESELAVSKDDLVGHSSVSVSKDEIPSSTLAWKEGDLDLPKISRAEGKTELSTFSHEAIPEKKHTGSFGYAVPDTLATKGNGNRFHVGSHSISNIPKIPKPSSRCLSESDNASDTKDMARRLHMPSGALVDITNFMGEHSGNINHVNNEKRRSVGRNSASPFKRPRSSRFIAPINTNKQSSTGVHKLPPTLITPCRTKLSACYPFQHKRKTWKEYFGGRPCFNLSKEHLTDEVKLMDAKRAEKYTFDSLGTGAEEFQKMLLACGASSTYATKEWVSNHYKWIVWKLASLERCYPTKAAGKFLTVANVFEELKYRYDREVNNGHRSAIKKILEGNALPSLMMVLCISAIHSRPGISKCKLEAGRADTNEDISGNKSLTAAHRNKSAQIELTDGWYALEASLDVALSEQLDKRKLSIGQKLRIWGASLCGWTGPVSFHEASGTVKLMVHVNGSYRARWDDTLGFCKHVGPPLAFKCIKASGGRVPRTLVGVSRIYPVLYKEKLPDGRSVVRSERMERKAVQMYHQRVSKITEDILCEQEENCGSTDDSEEGAKICKMLERAAEPEVMMAGMTSEQMMSFSSYQEKQKVVRQNKVAKKVEKALEVAGLGPRDITPFLKLRVTSLVHKTTATKTTKEGLITIWNPTEKQKADLVEGQIYFVTGLVPCTYCTDILYLHARGPSTMWKQLASVQAKDFEPFFTPRKVVELSSFGDVPLASEFDIAGVVLHVGDVYLCSSQKRQWLFLTDGSKFISGQQSTEQNDCLLAVSFSCPIAGDDYAFFSYALSGNTVGFSNLVKRQKDQMRRLWVAEATESTTYTISHEISKRSHLKEAATCAEKWASSSYPKIQELKERVLCIIGDSGG, encoded by the exons ATGCAGAGGAGGTGGCAGGTCTTTGCCCAGCCCGACGGCAGCCTCGCCTGGATCCCcgtcgcgccgcccgctcctccgccgctgccggggcgcgCCGCGGGTTCGGCCCTGCCGACGGTGCCCGCCGCGGCCGtagcccccgcccccgccgcctctgGGGACGACGGCGCGCTGGTAGAAG AAACCCtaggcgcgggcggcgccgaggGAGCCCGTGCCGCGTCCATGAAGGACATCCTCGTCCAAG CTCGGAATAAGATGGTTGAAGGTGACGGGATGTCCGAAGCAATTGTGGATGGAGGAAAGGATGAGCTGTTCTGCACTGGATCGGGGAGATCAGTGTCTGTCAGTGAGAGGACCATAAGGAGAGCCAGAGCGTTAGTTGGTGATGAGGCGGGGGAGACGAGTAATAAGAGGATAA AGCAACCGATTGGTGATGGCGCTGATTTAGAGGGCGAATTGGGAGGCATGGATGTATCATTTAGAG GTGAAGGGCATAACAGTAGCATGTCCCCAGTGTTCCAAACTGGATCAGGAAAAGCAGTCTCGCTGAGCAAGGACTCAGTCCAGAAGGCAAGAGTTATTTTAGAAG ATGTGGGAGGTGTGGACAGCATGGAACAGTTTCCATTATTCCAAACTGGTTCAGGTCGAGCTGTATCAGTCAGTGTGGCATCTTTTCAGAAAGCCAAGTCTGTCTTGGGGGAAAATAATACGAGCGGAG GAAATACAGAGAGTTTTGGTAGGCCTGACCAGCCTATGATGTTCCAAACTGGTTCAGGAAGGCCAGTCATGATCAGCGAAGGACCCACTGAGAGCTGTAGGGCTGCGGTGTTGGAGGAAGACGCTGAAAAGAGTG GACATTGCGGTACCAACTGCCAGTTCCCAATGTTCCAAACAGGTTTAGGGAGGCCTGTTGCTGTGAGCCGGAGCTCAGTTCAGAAGGCAAGGGCAGTATTGGAGGAACAGAATATTAAAGAAACTG GACATGGAGATACCAGTGATTGTCCCACAATTCTTCAAACTGAAACACCGAGGTCCGTTTTGATGAGTAGCAGCTTAATCACGAATGATAGATCTGTCACACCAAAGGGAGATAGTACAATGCAAG AGAAAAATCATGTGGATGATGACCACTTACCGTTGTTTCAAACTGGGTTAGGGAGGTCAGTTGCAATAAGTAAGAGCTCAATTAAGAGGGCTAGTGCAGTTCTGGAGCCAAGGAACATTGCAAAGGAATTGGAAG ATGAAGCTCATTTACATGGTGGCCATGATGGCGCTCTAGTGTTTAAAACTGGACTTGGAAGAACCATCTTAGCAAGTGAGAACTCTATAAAGAAAGTACAGGTTATTTTAGAGgctcaagaagaagctaaAAGTG TAAATAATGACAATGGAGAAGCCTATGCTGAAGATGCAACGTTCCAAGCTGGAGCGCAAAAGTTTGTACCCCAAAATGGAAGTTCAAGTCATAATGCCAGTATCCTCTTTGAGCAAGGAAGCTTTGCGGAGAAAG gatATGAAGACTATGGAAGTCAACTGCCGATGTTCCAAACCGGATCTGGAAAGTCGGTCTTGATTAGTGAAAGCTCAGTGCAGAAGGCAAGGGCTGTTCTGGAGGAAGAATGCAATATGAACAGAG ATAATCATAAGCTCCTTAACAGCAAGGACAAAAAGTTTCATGTCTTTACTTCGCCTCTGAAGACAACCTGTGCAAGAACAGTAAATATATCTTCAGTTGGAGTTTCTCGAGCTGCTGCTTTGTTGGGGTTGGAGGAGAATACCCTTTCAACACAATTTTTCGGACACGTGGGAGAAAAGCTAGGTACAAAGATAACTGTTGAGCGGGAAAATCCAGAACAGAGGCTTGGTACTGCATCTGTTCATGGAATTTCTGGTGGTTGCTCCATGAGTTCTTTCCCAACAGAAAACCAAGTACTTAAGGAACCACATATGTCATTTCTACTTTCTAATAGCACTCTCTCCGATTCTGGTGAGTGTCCTATCAGATTCAGTACTGCAGGTGGCAGATCAATGGCTATTTCTAGTGATGCACTTCAACGCGCGAAAAGCCTTTTGGGTGAATCAGAACTTGCGGTTTCGAAAGATGATTTAGTTGGGCACTCTTCGGTATCTGTTTCTAAAGATGAGATACCAAGTTCAACTCTTGCCTGGAAAGAAGGTGATCTTGATTTACCAAAAATAAGTAGGGCTGAGGGCAAAACTGAATTATCAACATTTTCTCACGAAGCAATTCCTGAGAAGAAGCACACTGGTTCCTTTGGATATGCTGTACCCGATACCctggcgaccaagggaaatGGTAACAGGTTTCATGTGGGGAGTCATTCAATCAGTAATATCCCAAAGATCCCGAAGCCTTCTTCCAGATGTTTATCTGAATCAGACAATGCAAGTGACACTAAGGACATGGCTCGACGACTCCATATGCCATCGGGAGCATTGGTTGACATCACTAACTTCATGGGTGAACATTCTGGAAATATCAACCATGTTAATaatgagaagagaagaagtgTGGGAAGAAATTCTGCATCCCCATTTAAACGGCCCCGCTCATCCAG GTTCATCGCGCCTATAAACACCAACAAACAGTCCTCTACTG GAGTACACAAACTGCCACCAACTCTGATCACTCCCTGTCGAACAAAGCTTTCTGCATGTTATCCTTTTCAACATAAAAGGAAAACTTGGAAAGAGTATTTCGGTGGCCGTCCTTGCTTCAATCTTTCG AAGGAACATCTAACAGATGAAGTAAAGCTCATGGATGCAAAAAGAGCTGAGAAGTATACGTTCGATAGCTTGGGTACTGGTGCAGAAGAATTTCAGAAGATGCTGCTTGCCTGTGGTGCTTCGTCGACATATGCAACTAAAGA ATGGGTGAGCAATCACTATAAATGGATCGTGTGGAAACTTGCTTCACTTGAGAGATGCTATCCAACTAAAGCTGCTGGTAAATTCTTGACAGTTGCTAATGTTTTTGAAGAGCTGAAGTATAG GTATGACAGAGAAGTGAACAATGGCCATCGGTCAGCAATAAAGAAGATTTTAGAAGGAAATGCTTTGCCATCTTTGATGATGGTGCTGTGCATTTCAGCTATTCACTCTCGTCCTGGCATAAGCAAATGTAAGTTGGAGGCTGGTAGAGCAGATACAAACGAGGACATCAGTGGCAATAAAAGCCTGACAGCTGCTCATAGAAACAAGTCTGCACAAATTGAATTAACTGATGGATG GTATGCCCTAGAAGCTTCATTAGATGTGgcactttccgaacaactagATAAAAGAAAGCTTTCTATCGGACAAAAGCTTCGG ATATGGGGAGCTTCTTTGTGTGGTTGGACTGGGCCTGTATCATTTCATGAG GCATCTGGTACCGTCAAATTGATGGTCCATGTAAATGGCAGTTATCGTGCAAGATGGGACGATACTTTGGGGTTCT GCAAGCATGTTGGACCCCCGCTGGCATTCAAGTGCATAAAAGCTTCCGGTGGCCGAGTCCCTAGGACACTGGTTGGAGTTTCAAGGATATATCCTGTTCTGTACAAGGAGAAGTTGCCCGATGGTCGATCTGTTGTGAGATCTGAAAGGATGGAAAGAAAGGCGGTACAAATGTACCACCAAAG AGTATCTAAGATCACGGAAGATATTCTGTGTgaacaagaagaaaactgTGGCAGTACTGATGATAGTGAGGAAGGGGCGAAAATTTGCAAAATGCTAGAGCGGGCGGCTGAGCCTGAAGTTATGATGGCAGGCATGACTTCAGAGCAGATGATGTCTTTCTCCTCTTATCAAGAAAAGCAAAAG GTAGTTAGGCAAAACAAAGTGGCCAAGAAGGTTGAAAAGGCACTGGAAGTTGCTGGCCTTGGTCCAAGAGATATTACACCATTTTTGAAATTGAGAGTGACGAGCCTTGTTCATAAAACCACTGCTACAAAAACCACCAAGGAAGGGCTAATAACAATTTGGAACCCTACCGAGAAGCAA AAAGCCGACCTGGTGGAGGGACAAATTTATTTTGTCACAGGACTGGTGCCTTGTACCTATTGTACTGACATTCTTTACTTGCATGCTAGAGGACCATCTACGATGTGGAAGCAGTTAGCATCAGTACAGGCTAAAGATTTTGA ACCATTTTTCACTCCACGTAAGGTGGTTGAACTGTCATCATTTGGTGATGTACCACTTGCAAG TGAATTTGACATTGCAGGTGTTGTTTTGCATGTCGGCGACGTTTATTTATGTAGCAGCCAGAAAAGGCAGTGGCTCTTTTTGACAGATGGATCTAAATTTATCTCAGGCCAGCAGTCCACAGAGCAAAACGATTGTCTTCTAGCAGTTAGCTTTTCTTGCCCAATTGCTGGTGACGACTATGCATTTTTCAGTTATGCCCTTTCTGGAAATACA GTTGGTTTCAGTAATCTCGTCAAGCGACAGAAAGACCAGATGAGGCGCTTATGGGTAGCCGAGGCAACAGAGAGCACCACCTATACCATTTCCCATGAGATCTCCAAAAGATCGCATCTTAAGGAAGCTGCGACATGTGCTGAGAAATGGGCTTCAAGTTCTTATCCT AAAATTCAGGAGCTAAAGGAAAGGGTTTTGTGCATAATTGGTGACAGTGGTGGCTGA